In Thermodesulfovibrionales bacterium, a single window of DNA contains:
- the secG gene encoding preprotein translocase subunit SecG, which produces MTTFLLIIHTTACIFLISVVLLQSSKGAEMGAAFGGSSQTLFGSRGAATFLSKLTTICAVVFMITSLLLAVLSVKSGSVIKHTAPLEQKPFQTVPQQGAVPAPQPQAPVQQAPQPPK; this is translated from the coding sequence ATGACAACATTTCTTCTCATCATTCATACCACAGCCTGCATCTTTTTGATTTCTGTAGTCCTGCTCCAGAGCAGCAAGGGTGCCGAGATGGGAGCCGCCTTTGGCGGCTCCAGCCAGACGCTCTTCGGAAGCCGGGGAGCGGCGACATTTCTTTCCAAACTTACCACAATTTGTGCTGTCGTCTTTATGATAACTTCACTCCTCCTTGCCGTTCTCTCGGTCAAGAGCGGGTCGGTCATAAAGCACACGGCTCCGCTGGAACAAAAACCCTTCCAAACGGTACCCCAGCAGGGAGCGGTTCCGGCGCCTCAGCCGCAGGCACCGGTGCAGCAGGCGCCTCAACCCCCAAAATAG
- a CDS encoding peptide-binding protein has product MADTKKGTCHPLMHYAFRSTVVLIILFLSSCSREPEIKRPFDITVGFGADAKRLLPLLASDSASGDISGYIFNGLTKYDKNIKVTGDLAESWDVSANGLEITFHLRKGVKWHDGEEFTADDVVFTYKTVTDPKVPTPYGSNYGPVERVEVVDRYTVRVTYREPYAPALESWGMGIIPKHLLGGKNIAEESYNRNPVGTGPYKLKEWVTGQKIVLEAFDDYFEGRPHIDKYIARVIPDTATMFLELKFGGIDFMGLTPPQYKLQASSERFTRYFQKFRYPAFGYTYLGFNLLDQRFADKRVRRAITHAINKRDIIDGVLLGFGTPCTGPFPPESWAYNPNVSDPAYSPERARELLREAGWSMGSDSIFSKDGRPFRFTLLVNQANDVRLKAAQIIKENLRRVGIDMNIKVLEWQALLHEFIDKKRFEAVILGWALSRDPDIYDIWHSSKTKEGDFNFISYKNDEVDRLLIEGRSTFDLAERKRIYNRIHTILAEEQPVTFLFVPDALPVLHKRFKGVEKAPLGIWYDFIHWSVPKNKAEWY; this is encoded by the coding sequence TTGGCTGATACTAAGAAGGGTACCTGTCATCCCCTTATGCATTACGCCTTCCGGAGTACGGTTGTTCTCATCATCCTCTTCCTCTCCTCCTGTTCAAGAGAGCCCGAAATAAAGAGGCCCTTTGACATCACCGTAGGCTTTGGCGCCGACGCCAAACGCCTTCTTCCCCTCCTGGCATCGGACAGCGCATCGGGCGACATCAGCGGCTACATCTTTAACGGACTCACAAAATACGACAAAAATATCAAGGTTACCGGTGACCTCGCGGAATCCTGGGATGTGAGCGCCAACGGACTGGAGATAACCTTCCATCTGAGAAAGGGAGTCAAATGGCATGATGGTGAAGAATTCACTGCTGATGATGTTGTCTTTACCTATAAGACCGTCACCGACCCGAAGGTCCCGACACCCTATGGGAGCAATTACGGCCCTGTCGAAAGGGTTGAGGTTGTTGATAGATATACGGTACGCGTTACTTATAGAGAGCCCTATGCCCCTGCCCTCGAATCATGGGGCATGGGCATCATTCCCAAACATCTCCTGGGAGGGAAGAACATAGCTGAAGAGAGCTACAACAGGAACCCCGTTGGAACAGGGCCTTACAAGTTAAAGGAATGGGTGACGGGCCAGAAGATTGTACTCGAAGCCTTTGATGACTATTTTGAGGGCAGACCTCATATCGACAAGTACATAGCAAGGGTAATCCCTGACACGGCGACCATGTTTCTCGAACTGAAGTTCGGCGGGATAGATTTTATGGGACTGACCCCGCCTCAATATAAGCTTCAGGCCAGTTCAGAGCGCTTCACCAGGTATTTTCAGAAGTTTCGGTATCCCGCCTTCGGCTACACCTATCTCGGTTTCAATCTCCTTGATCAGCGCTTTGCGGACAAGCGTGTGAGGAGGGCGATCACCCATGCCATCAACAAGAGGGACATTATTGACGGTGTCCTCCTCGGATTTGGAACACCCTGCACAGGACCCTTTCCGCCTGAATCCTGGGCATACAATCCCAACGTCAGCGATCCCGCTTACAGCCCCGAGAGGGCAAGAGAGCTTCTTAGGGAGGCCGGCTGGTCGATGGGCAGCGACAGCATTTTTTCCAAGGACGGCAGACCTTTCCGTTTCACGCTCTTAGTGAACCAGGCGAATGACGTGAGATTGAAGGCAGCACAGATCATCAAGGAGAACCTCAGGAGAGTCGGCATTGACATGAACATAAAGGTCCTGGAGTGGCAGGCATTGCTTCATGAATTCATCGACAAGAAGAGGTTCGAGGCGGTCATTCTGGGATGGGCACTCTCGCGAGACCCAGACATCTATGACATCTGGCATTCCTCAAAGACAAAGGAGGGTGATTTCAACTTTATCTCCTATAAGAACGACGAGGTCGACAGGCTCCTCATCGAAGGAAGGAGCACCTTCGATCTTGCAGAGCGAAAGAGGATCTATAACAGAATCCACACTATCCTTGCGGAAGAACAGCCCGTCACCTTCCTCTTTGTTCCCGATGCCTTACCTGTCCTCCACAAACGTTTCAAGGGAGTCGAAAAGGCGCCTCTCGGCATCTGGTATGATTTCATACACTGGTCCGTACCCAAAAACAAGGCAGAGTGGTACTGA